One stretch of Anas acuta chromosome W, bAnaAcu1.1, whole genome shotgun sequence DNA includes these proteins:
- the LOC137846934 gene encoding LOW QUALITY PROTEIN: adenosine 5'-monophosphoramidase HINT1-like (The sequence of the model RefSeq protein was modified relative to this genomic sequence to represent the inferred CDS: inserted 1 base in 1 codon) yields MADGIVRAQAAWPGGGAAAAFGEVACKGKEVPANVLREDERSWTRSALRSVIVRLRLQCFFLVLPEKVVVRLCEAEDSGRPLLGRFVVVGKKCAANLDLTNGFRMAVNXPPSGPSDYRVHLRILGGGQLGRPPG; encoded by the exons ATGGCCGACGGGATTGTTAGGGCGCAGGCCGCCTGGCCCGGTGGCGGCGCTGCCGCTGCTTTCGGAGAGGTCGCCTGCAAGGGCAAGGAGGTCCCCGCCAACGTTCTCCGTGAGGATGAGCGGTCGTGGACGAGGAG TGCCTTGCGTTCCGTGATAGTTCGCCTCAGGCTCCAGTGTTTTTTCCTAGTCCTTCCTGAGAAGGTAGTTGTCCGGTTATGTGAAGCAGAAGATTCTGGCAGACCC cttcttgggCGTTTCGTGGTTGTTGGCAAGAAGTGTGCTGCTAACCTGGACCTGACCAATGGATTCCGGATGGCTGTGA GCCCACCCTCGGGCCCTTCAGACTATCGTGTACATCTACGTATTCTGGGTGGCGGTCAGTTGGGCCGGCCTCCCGGCTAA